Within Leptospira dzoumogneensis, the genomic segment TGCACCGTAAACCACACATTTACTTCCATAAGGCATAGCGGCTAACGCTCTTCCCGGAAGCTCTCCTGCAACTGCATCCAACAAAATGGTAGCATTCAGTTTATTGGAAAGAACTCTGAGTTCCCTGTCAAAATTAGGAGAACTGGAATCCAATACATGTTCAGCGCCCATAGATTTAAGAAGATCGACTTGTTCTTTTCTTCTCACTATTTGGATGCCTTGGATCCCTTTTTTATTGGCAAGCCTTAATAACATTCTTCCCAATGCGGAAGCGGCAGCAGTTTGGATATAAGCCTTATGCTTTTCTCGAATGACTTGGTCGAGAAGCGCCCAAGCAGTGATCGGGTTCACGAATAAACAAGCACCTTGTTCTAAGCTCACATCTTTTCCTAAAGTAAAACAAGAATACGCATCAGTGATCATATATTCCGCATAAGGTCCGTCACCTTTATTGGGAGCAACGCATGCAACCGGTTTGCCTACGAGAGAATTCGCTCTCCAACCTCCGCCGCTTGCGATTACTACACCGCTTCCTTCAAAACCAGGAACAACGGGAAGTTTTTTCTTAATTCCATACAGACCTCTCATGAACATTAAGTCGGATGGATTGATGGAACCGGAATGGATCTTAAGCAAGACCTCTCCCTTTTTTAAAGGTTTGAGTTCTTTTTCAACGATCTTAGCTCTTCCAGGTTCGTTGCTGTATTCTTTCAATTCGTATGCGAGATACGACTTTGGTATTTCGAACTTTTTTGCCATTTGATTACCCTCTCACTCTTCGTCCTTTAACATCAGATGCCGGATCTCTTCCGGTTTATTTTTTAGTATATGATTTTGTAGGAATGCTTCCGCATCTTCTTGGGTCTTAATAGAAAACCAAAGACCTTCCGGATAAGAAACCTGTACAGGACCCAACTCGCATCGATCCAAACATCCGGATTTTTGGATACGGACCTTACCTTTTAATCCAAGTTCTTGTACTCTCTTTTTCATATAAGCGAGCAATTGAGGAGATCCTTTCGGACCACAAGAAGGTCTTTCTCCTTCCGCTCTGACATTCTCGCAGACAAAAACATGCTTATCAAAATACATTAGGGACTTGCCTTTCCTCCTAATTTCCTATATAGGCAAAAGCTTTGAACCCATTTTTTCGGAGATTAGTTTGAAGCTCTAACGGTTGCCAGAACCGAAAAAAGATTTTTTTATGGTCTTAGAAGCTCGATTCCCGAGCATTTACTCATATTTGGAGAATAAGATGAAACGATCCGTAATACTAATTTTATTATATTCACTATTGATTTCCCTTTCCTTCTGCAAAAAGGAAGAGAAGCCTGTATTAGAGACAGAAAAACCACTTTTCGAAAAAGTTTTATCGGAAAACGATAAGATAATTCAATTTCTCTTAACAACGGAGAGCGTTTCTCCGGATGTAAGCGGATTAATTTCTTCCTTAAATTCTTTGGGGGAGGCGAAAGGTGGCTTGGAATCTTCTGCACTAGAAATGAAAAACGTATTAGAAGGGGCAAAATCTTCGGATGTGAGAATATCCTTTGAAGCCTATTCCAAGTTCAGCGAAGTTTTAGCGAGTACAATGAAAGTGCATGGACTACAGTCTGGAAGAAACCGTTTCTATTGTCCGATGGTCAAAAAGACATGGGTGTTTTCCGGTATGAAAATCCTGAATCCATATGCTCCGGATATGCGTGATTGTGGTGACCTTATTCCCTGAAAACGAAAGACAACAAGAAAGAACCTGTCTAGCGGGAGTCTCCGAATCCAAACCCTGTCCCGGAAATTGTAGGGATTTTTACAGGGAATCGAATTGGAACGACTCCGGTGAACAGGCTTGTTTTGCCTTCGAAAAATTAGAAAAATTTTTAGAAGGAGTCAGCTCCTTCTCCGTTGGTGCCACCGCCTTCCAACAAGCTCCTGCCGATATTTTAGAAAACTTTTCCACAAGATCCGAAATAGGATTCGATCTAGTCAGATACTTTCTTTCCATCTCTTCTCCGGATCAAGTCATGTCCACTATCCTGGAGATGGACGATTCATTACTCTATAGGATCGTAAAAGAAGACTTTAAAATATTCCAAAAACTTAAAAAAGAAAAAAAGGTATTTGGAACGGAAAGTAATTTTCTAGATTCGAAAGCGGCACAATTCTGGAACGGGCTTCCTCCGGAAAGGATTTCCAAATTTATATTATTCTGTCTTAGGACCAAAAAAGATAATATATTTGCCGCCAGATTTTTAGGACTCATGCCTATCGAAACTCTACTAATGCTTGGAGAATCCTTAGGATTAAATAAAGAAGAAGAAGCGGAACTCTATAAAGGACTCGAAGACTCCTTATACGAATTCCCGATCCGATTCCCCGGAATCTATCCTCATCTTCTAGAATTATTTTCCGAGGACCCGGAGATCAATATCATACTCTCCACAATGGAAGGACTTGTAGAAAGAAAAGAATCCCTATTAAGAGCAAGGGAAGAAGTTCTCAAAATTATAGAAGAAGCCCACAAAAAGAACCCTCACCAAGAAGTATTAAATTATCTGAATACTTTGGATAAGGACGCTGCTTTGGAAATTTTAGGAATGTTAGAAGAGCAGAACCATATAGGATTTTCAGAAAAAAGCCTATTATCCGCTTATATCAAGGGAGAAGAATCCGACTTTATCACCTTCGGAAGAAGGCCGCAAGTTTTCAGAGTGAAATAAAGATCTAAAACACCGATCAAACGGAAAGATTTAGACCCTTTCTTCTACCTCGTATTCCTTGAATAAACTCTTTTGATTTCCCATATCGCTTTGGAATTCCACAGGATAATCCGAGGTAAAACAAGCATTGCAGAAACCGCCGCCCCTATGATCATTCACCGCTTTGTGCATAGAATCCACTGAAAGATAAGCAATGGAATCCACTCTCAAATACTTACGGATCTCTTCGATCGTATGAGTAGCAGCGATCAATTCATTATGGGTTGGAATATCTATCCCGTAATAACAAGGGGAAACCGTAGGAGGAGCGGAAACTCTTAAGTGGATCTCGGTAGCACCTGCGTTTCGGATCATCTTAATGATCTTACGGCTGGTGGTCCCTCTCATGATGGAATCGTCCACGATCACAACACGTTTTCCATCCACAACATTCTTCACTACGTTGTATTTGATCTTAGCACCGAAATCTCGGATCTTTTGGTCCGGCTCGATGAAAGTCCTGCCCACATAGTGAGAACGGATCAATCCGGATTGGAAAGGAATTCCGGAAGCTTCCGAATATCCAAGAGCGGCGATGTTTGCAGAATCCGGAACCGGGATCACAACATCCGCCTCGACAGGTAATTCCTGAGCGAGTTGGTTACCGAGTGCCTTACGGACTTTGTAAACAGACTCACCAAAAATATTGGAATCAGGTCTCGCGAAATAAATGTATTCGAAAATACAAAGAGCGGGTTTTGCAGGAGGGAAAGGATAGAAGGAGCGGGTTCCTGTTCTATCCACAACGATCATCTCACCCGGTTCCACGTCTCTTTCGTAAGTGGTGTCGGTGATATCGAATGCGCAGGTTTCGGATGCGAATACGATGGATCCGTCGTCTCTTCTTCCCATAACCAAAGGACGGAAACCGTTCGGGTCACGAACCGCGATCAATTGGTTTTTAGTAAGAACAACTAGGGAATACGCACCTCTCACTTTTTTTAAAGCGGAAGAAAGTGCGGAAAGTAGATCCGTCTCTCCGGAGCGGGCCATCAAGTGAACGATCACTTCCGAATCGATTGTAGTTTGGAAGATGGAACCTTCTTTTTCCAATTGGGAACGAACTTCCCAGGAATTTACCAGGTTTCCATTATGAGCCAGAGCGATCGGCCCTAAATGGGACTCAACTCTGAGAGGTTGAGCGTTCCTTAAAAAGCTCGCACCGGTGGTAGAATAACGATTATGCCCGATGGCCGCGCTTCCGGTCAGCTCCCGGATCTTGCCTTCGGTAAAAATATTGGCTACTAATCCCATCCCGGCGTAGCGGTAGAGATGTTCTCCGTCGGAGGAAACGATCCCGCTCGATTCTTGGCCTCTATGTTGCATAGAATACAAGCCGAGGTAAGTGAAATTGGCCGCTTCGGGAGAATTAAAAATCCCAAAGATGGCACATTCTTCTTTTGGTTTGTCATCTCGGACTAGGGTCCGTAGACTGGACGTATTGGGAATCGAACT encodes:
- a CDS encoding zinc-binding dehydrogenase, with product MAKKFEIPKSYLAYELKEYSNEPGRAKIVEKELKPLKKGEVLLKIHSGSINPSDLMFMRGLYGIKKKLPVVPGFEGSGVVIASGGGWRANSLVGKPVACVAPNKGDGPYAEYMITDAYSCFTLGKDVSLEQGACLFVNPITAWALLDQVIREKHKAYIQTAAASALGRMLLRLANKKGIQGIQIVRRKEQVDLLKSMGAEHVLDSSSPNFDRELRVLSNKLNATILLDAVAGELPGRALAAMPYGSKCVVYGALSEEPISFHAGLGIFQDKKIEGYWLSSWMPQQNPFKIWRITSEIRSLLGKKEFQTEIAAKFPLKEADKAIQEYTNNMTRGKVLISNGWEL
- a CDS encoding (2Fe-2S) ferredoxin domain-containing protein, producing the protein MYFDKHVFVCENVRAEGERPSCGPKGSPQLLAYMKKRVQELGLKGKVRIQKSGCLDRCELGPVQVSYPEGLWFSIKTQEDAEAFLQNHILKNKPEEIRHLMLKDEE
- the purF gene encoding amidophosphoribosyltransferase yields the protein MSSIPNTSSLRTLVRDDKPKEECAIFGIFNSPEAANFTYLGLYSMQHRGQESSGIVSSDGEHLYRYAGMGLVANIFTEGKIRELTGSAAIGHNRYSTTGASFLRNAQPLRVESHLGPIALAHNGNLVNSWEVRSQLEKEGSIFQTTIDSEVIVHLMARSGETDLLSALSSALKKVRGAYSLVVLTKNQLIAVRDPNGFRPLVMGRRDDGSIVFASETCAFDITDTTYERDVEPGEMIVVDRTGTRSFYPFPPAKPALCIFEYIYFARPDSNIFGESVYKVRKALGNQLAQELPVEADVVIPVPDSANIAALGYSEASGIPFQSGLIRSHYVGRTFIEPDQKIRDFGAKIKYNVVKNVVDGKRVVIVDDSIMRGTTSRKIIKMIRNAGATEIHLRVSAPPTVSPCYYGIDIPTHNELIAATHTIEEIRKYLRVDSIAYLSVDSMHKAVNDHRGGGFCNACFTSDYPVEFQSDMGNQKSLFKEYEVEERV
- a CDS encoding LIC13259/LIC11441 family protein; this translates as MKRSVILILLYSLLISLSFCKKEEKPVLETEKPLFEKVLSENDKIIQFLLTTESVSPDVSGLISSLNSLGEAKGGLESSALEMKNVLEGAKSSDVRISFEAYSKFSEVLASTMKVHGLQSGRNRFYCPMVKKTWVFSGMKILNPYAPDMRDCGDLIP